Proteins co-encoded in one Sporosarcina sp. FSL K6-1522 genomic window:
- a CDS encoding restriction endonuclease subunit S: MGNDHTPGVRFPGFSGDWDERKLGDLVIDVGRPLKMVDDDNYQLVTVKRRNGGIVSRGIYKGSEVLVKSQFIIKTGDYLISKRQVVHGANGIVPEFLDGSIVSNEYLVLHGTKDLSIEFFSLISELPSMYKMFFLSSYGVDIEKLVFNVLDWKKRKIPVPSILEQNQITSFVNAINNAIAIHHQELTTLRQTKQGFLQKMFPKEGESVPEVRFPGFTDAWEQRKLGEVAEIKDSARIPNSKWQVEGVPYLRSSDLSSSRIGGELFLSIEDYEAYAQKTGVPEIGDLLFASGGDIGLAVYKDNDTPVYVQGGSILYVKTSKSKSLLGLFLKYAFESPKVLSYIKGASTGTSLKHFVLKPANALPISFPTLIEQQKIGEFFNQLDHLITLNQRELEVLQVTKKAFLQKMFV; encoded by the coding sequence GTGGGAAATGACCATACACCAGGGGTTCGATTTCCTGGATTTTCAGGGGATTGGGATGAGCGTAAGTTAGGTGATCTTGTGATTGATGTTGGTAGACCCTTAAAAATGGTTGATGATGATAACTATCAACTTGTCACTGTAAAAAGACGAAATGGCGGCATTGTATCACGGGGGATTTATAAAGGGTCTGAAGTTCTAGTTAAATCTCAATTCATTATAAAAACAGGTGATTATCTTATCTCCAAAAGACAAGTAGTTCACGGGGCTAATGGAATAGTACCTGAATTCCTTGATGGATCAATAGTTTCCAATGAATACCTTGTTTTACATGGTACTAAGGATTTAAGTATCGAATTCTTTTCACTAATTTCGGAATTGCCAAGTATGTATAAAATGTTTTTCTTAAGTTCGTATGGTGTTGATATAGAGAAGTTGGTATTTAATGTACTTGACTGGAAGAAAAGGAAGATACCTGTCCCTTCAATTTTAGAGCAAAATCAAATTACTTCATTTGTTAATGCAATAAATAATGCGATTGCTATTCACCATCAAGAACTAACCACCCTCAGACAAACAAAACAAGGATTCTTGCAAAAAATGTTTCCAAAAGAAGGGGAGTCCGTGCCGGAAGTTCGGTTCCCGGGATTTACTGACGCTTGGGAACAGCGGAAGTTGGGGGAAGTTGCTGAAATAAAAGATAGTGCACGGATACCAAATTCGAAGTGGCAAGTAGAAGGGGTTCCGTATCTCCGATCAAGTGATTTATCATCTAGCAGAATTGGTGGTGAATTGTTCCTTTCAATAGAGGATTATGAGGCCTACGCCCAAAAAACTGGTGTACCAGAGATAGGGGATTTGTTATTTGCTAGTGGTGGTGATATTGGGTTAGCAGTTTACAAAGATAATGACACACCTGTATACGTGCAAGGCGGTAGTATCTTATACGTTAAAACATCCAAGTCAAAGAGCTTATTAGGATTATTTTTAAAATATGCATTTGAGTCTCCAAAAGTACTATCATACATCAAAGGTGCTTCAACAGGTACAAGTTTAAAGCACTTTGTGCTTAAACCGGCTAACGCTTTACCAATTTCATTTCCAACATTAATTGAACAACAAAAAATAGGCGAGTTTTTCAACCAACTAGACCACCTCATCACCCTTAATCAGCGTGAGTTAGAAGTCTTGCAAGTAACTAAAAAAGCTTTCCTACAAAAGATGTTTGTCTAA
- a CDS encoding transposase, translating to MKYDIEFKEMVAQEAIDTNNISATAKKYGVNTNSVSKWKKELEKKLGMGEIQKTNELGNDKEVTLYKREVLELKKRLEITKSELNEAMTIIGEKDLYIKKLERSLSK from the coding sequence GTGAAATATGATATTGAATTTAAAGAGATGGTAGCTCAGGAAGCGATAGACACCAATAACATTTCAGCGACTGCAAAGAAATATGGAGTGAATACTAATAGTGTAAGTAAGTGGAAAAAGGAACTTGAAAAGAAATTAGGTATGGGAGAAATCCAAAAAACAAACGAATTAGGGAATGACAAAGAGGTAACCCTATACAAACGGGAAGTATTGGAATTAAAAAAACGGTTGGAAATAACAAAAAGTGAACTGAATGAAGCAATGACCATAATCGGAGAAAAGGATCTGTATATCAAAAAACTGGAAAGAAGCTTAAGTAAATAG
- a CDS encoding RES family NAD+ phosphorylase, protein MKVCCENCFNYAPFKKHIQEKGTVGNCSFCNSQNVRTLDVKDSFFNKNMSFWAHKFKPNNLGFELERFFTKQIDLLSVSLLPASAKELLYYLFRESISRDLLNGKFSVWLEEGIFKSWEDFKENIKHGNRFGFGIDNKLKESLIEILETNEMYLKAGEKRIRARLGKPENSRITPYEGNNIMSPPKHLVSEGRINPKGIPYLYLADNLETAITEVRPYKGKEISVATVKIKEDIRISSFNNATFHGKTLFEQFRLYSLTNIVNAELSTPVDEEVKYFNYIPTQYVAELAKSLHFEGLAYSSALEKGINYCLFNQEKASWVSSRLYKAKQVYIEHVPVEGDSFNWDLF, encoded by the coding sequence ATGAAGGTTTGCTGTGAAAATTGCTTTAACTATGCGCCATTTAAAAAACATATCCAAGAAAAAGGTACAGTTGGAAACTGTTCATTTTGTAATTCCCAAAACGTCCGAACACTTGATGTTAAAGATAGCTTTTTTAATAAAAATATGTCCTTTTGGGCGCATAAATTTAAGCCTAATAATTTAGGCTTCGAATTAGAAAGATTTTTCACTAAACAAATAGATTTATTAAGTGTGTCTTTATTACCTGCATCTGCAAAAGAACTGCTATATTACTTATTCCGAGAATCCATAAGTAGAGATTTGTTGAATGGAAAATTTAGCGTTTGGTTAGAAGAAGGAATATTTAAGAGTTGGGAGGATTTTAAAGAAAATATAAAACATGGTAATCGGTTTGGTTTCGGGATTGACAATAAACTAAAAGAATCGCTTATTGAAATACTCGAAACTAATGAAATGTATTTAAAAGCAGGCGAAAAACGTATCCGTGCGAGACTTGGGAAGCCGGAGAATAGTAGAATCACACCATATGAAGGCAATAACATCATGAGTCCTCCCAAACACTTAGTTTCTGAGGGACGAATTAATCCAAAGGGAATTCCCTATCTATATTTAGCTGATAACCTAGAAACCGCAATTACGGAAGTGAGACCGTATAAGGGAAAGGAAATATCAGTTGCTACCGTGAAGATTAAAGAGGATATTCGGATCTCTTCATTTAACAACGCAACATTCCACGGTAAAACACTTTTTGAACAGTTCAGGCTTTATTCGTTAACTAATATAGTAAATGCGGAACTCTCAACCCCCGTGGATGAGGAAGTGAAATATTTTAATTATATACCCACACAATATGTTGCGGAGCTAGCAAAATCTCTTCATTTTGAAGGTCTTGCATACAGTAGTGCATTGGAAAAAGGGATAAATTATTGTTTATTTAATCAAGAAAAAGCCTCATGGGTAAGTAGCCGGTTGTATAAGGCTAAACAAGTATATATTGAGCATGTACCTGTAGAAGGGGATAGCTTTAATTGGGACCTTTTTTGA
- the rnr gene encoding ribonuclease R produces MQLDNFDQDMQQKVLSIMKDESYKPLTVQEIQELMGFEQAAEFKELVKMLVYLEQKGDIIRSRTNRYGVPERMNLARGKFIGHAKGFGFVAPEMEGMDDIFIPPHEVNGAMDGDIVLVRVTNGSSGGRREGTISRVVERKTTKVVGTYQANKGFGFVIPDSKKLPMDIFIAKGDALDAVDGHKVVVEITDWPSDLKSMTGMVTQILGHKNDPGVDIISIIHKHGIEVDFPQEVLEQINHIPDEVQEKDLFKRRDCRDELTVTIDGADAKDLDDAISVVKNDDGSYVLSVHISDVSYYVPENTPMDENAFDRGTSVYLTDRVIPMLPHKLSNGICSLNPGVDRLTLTCQMTIDRNGKVIDHEIYESVIRSKERMTYTDVYKIIEEKDEELSAQYAHVVPMLNQMAELAAILKQKRVDRGAIDFDFKESKILVDEKGWPSDVIILERTVSERLIEEFMLAANETIAEHFHWLQVPFIYRIHEDPKAEKLQRFFEFLTNFGVVVKGTGNKVHPRALQEIVESIAGLPEETVISTMLLRSMQQAKYLDESLGHFGLSTEFYTHFTAPIRRYPDLIVHRLIRTYLIEKDVSAQTIAHWSANLSEIADHTSERERRAVEAERDTESLKKAQFMLDKIGEEFEGVISSVTNFGIFVELENTIEGLIHVSYMTDDYYRFDDRQMMMIGEHTGKQFRLGDEVTVRVVAVKPEESAIDFEIVGMKQSFHRARRETPKVIHAEKKPRGAKSGDKSQDKKKSGTYNKKKKFYEGVAKKGKGKPRKKK; encoded by the coding sequence ATGCAGTTGGATAATTTTGATCAGGATATGCAACAAAAAGTGCTGTCCATTATGAAAGATGAGTCATATAAGCCGTTAACCGTCCAAGAAATTCAAGAGTTAATGGGCTTTGAACAAGCGGCTGAATTCAAGGAACTTGTCAAAATGCTCGTCTACCTTGAACAAAAGGGAGACATTATTCGTTCACGGACGAATCGTTATGGTGTGCCAGAGCGCATGAACCTTGCACGTGGTAAGTTTATCGGCCATGCGAAAGGCTTTGGTTTTGTAGCGCCTGAAATGGAAGGTATGGATGATATTTTCATTCCGCCACATGAAGTGAATGGCGCAATGGATGGCGATATCGTGTTGGTTCGTGTCACGAATGGTTCGTCAGGCGGCAGACGTGAAGGAACGATTAGCCGTGTTGTCGAGCGTAAAACGACGAAAGTGGTCGGCACGTATCAGGCGAATAAAGGCTTCGGATTTGTGATTCCAGATAGTAAAAAACTACCGATGGATATTTTTATTGCGAAAGGCGATGCGCTAGACGCAGTAGATGGCCATAAAGTAGTGGTGGAAATTACGGATTGGCCGAGCGATTTAAAGTCCATGACAGGTATGGTGACACAAATTTTGGGTCACAAAAACGATCCGGGTGTGGATATTATTTCGATTATTCATAAGCATGGCATCGAAGTGGACTTCCCGCAAGAAGTGCTGGAACAGATTAATCATATTCCAGACGAAGTGCAGGAGAAAGACTTATTCAAGCGCCGCGACTGTCGAGATGAGCTGACGGTGACGATTGATGGTGCGGATGCCAAAGACTTGGATGACGCCATTTCAGTCGTGAAAAATGACGATGGCAGCTATGTGCTATCTGTTCATATTTCAGATGTCAGTTATTATGTGCCGGAAAACACGCCGATGGATGAAAATGCCTTTGATCGTGGGACGAGTGTCTATTTGACGGATCGCGTCATTCCGATGCTGCCCCATAAGTTATCGAATGGTATTTGTTCATTGAACCCAGGCGTGGATCGCTTGACGTTGACATGTCAAATGACCATTGACCGCAACGGAAAAGTGATTGACCATGAGATTTATGAAAGTGTGATTCGCTCGAAAGAACGGATGACGTATACAGATGTTTACAAAATCATCGAAGAAAAAGATGAAGAACTATCCGCGCAATATGCACATGTCGTGCCAATGCTGAACCAAATGGCGGAGCTTGCGGCAATTTTGAAACAGAAACGCGTTGATCGCGGTGCCATTGACTTTGATTTTAAAGAATCAAAAATTCTTGTCGATGAAAAAGGGTGGCCGTCAGACGTCATCATTTTAGAACGTACAGTATCTGAGCGTCTCATTGAAGAATTCATGCTTGCTGCCAATGAAACCATCGCGGAGCATTTCCACTGGCTACAAGTGCCGTTCATCTACCGAATTCACGAAGATCCAAAGGCAGAGAAATTACAACGCTTCTTTGAATTCCTAACGAATTTCGGCGTTGTCGTCAAAGGAACAGGCAATAAAGTCCATCCACGTGCGTTGCAGGAAATCGTGGAATCAATTGCTGGCTTGCCAGAAGAGACCGTTATTTCGACGATGCTGTTACGTTCTATGCAACAGGCGAAATATCTCGATGAAAGTCTAGGTCACTTTGGATTATCGACAGAGTTCTATACGCATTTCACAGCGCCAATCCGTCGTTATCCTGACTTAATTGTCCATCGTTTAATACGGACGTATTTGATTGAAAAAGATGTTTCGGCACAGACGATTGCACATTGGAGTGCGAACCTGTCCGAAATTGCTGATCATACGTCTGAACGTGAACGCCGTGCAGTGGAAGCGGAGCGCGATACGGAATCGCTGAAAAAAGCACAATTCATGTTGGATAAAATCGGCGAAGAGTTCGAAGGCGTTATTTCTTCCGTTACGAATTTCGGTATATTCGTCGAGTTGGAAAACACGATTGAAGGTTTGATTCACGTCAGCTATATGACTGACGATTATTACCGATTCGATGACCGCCAAATGATGATGATTGGTGAACATACAGGTAAACAGTTCCGACTCGGCGATGAAGTGACCGTAAGAGTAGTCGCTGTGAAACCAGAAGAATCGGCCATCGACTTTGAAATTGTCGGCATGAAACAATCCTTCCATCGTGCGCGAAGAGAAACACCGAAAGTCATCCATGCGGAGAAAAAGCCACGCGGTGCAAAATCTGGCGATAAATCTCAAGATAAAAAGAAAAGCGGTACGTATAATAAAAAGAAAAAGTTTTACGAAGGTGTAGCTAAAAAAGGTAAAGGCAAGCCTAGAAAGAAAAAATGA
- a CDS encoding helix-turn-helix transcriptional regulator — protein sequence MEDIVKVVGERIRSFRKERGLSQEELAHQASLHNTYIGQLERGEKNATIESLLKITNALGITLEELFSNTQTGPKTNSLEMTQIITLLENRSLKDQRTILGLLDLLIDWKGND from the coding sequence ATGGAAGATATCGTTAAGGTCGTAGGTGAAAGAATTCGGAGTTTCCGCAAGGAACGTGGATTAAGTCAAGAAGAGTTAGCACATCAAGCTTCCTTACACAACACATATATTGGTCAACTAGAACGCGGGGAGAAAAACGCAACGATTGAGAGCCTATTAAAAATTACTAATGCACTGGGGATTACATTAGAAGAGTTGTTTAGCAATACCCAAACCGGTCCGAAAACAAATAGCTTGGAAATGACTCAAATTATCACGTTACTAGAAAACAGATCCCTGAAGGACCAACGTACGATTCTCGGGTTACTCGATCTACTTATCGATTGGAAAGGCAATGATTGA
- a CDS encoding DNA-binding protein: MNAELTNTDIEDIVIKAVQKALHAAQHQFMDSGWLSLKDGAKYAGVSYNTFIKFREMGLQVCEIEGIKRVSRKEIDCFLQDHSY; this comes from the coding sequence ATGAATGCAGAGCTAACGAACACAGATATAGAGGACATTGTAATAAAAGCCGTTCAGAAGGCATTACATGCCGCACAGCATCAGTTTATGGATAGCGGATGGCTTTCCTTGAAAGACGGTGCCAAGTACGCTGGTGTCTCTTATAACACATTTATTAAGTTCCGTGAGATGGGCTTACAAGTGTGTGAGATCGAGGGGATCAAGCGTGTTTCACGTAAAGAGATTGATTGTTTTTTACAAGATCATAGCTATTAA
- a CDS encoding site-specific integrase has translation MVKKKASPIKSYKMKNGELRYEFPVYLGVDPLTGKQKRTTKRGFKTLKEAKLALARIQLDVANGTYQQERAETYQELYDLWVVQYEKTVEESSFVKTTGLFRNHILPSMGAYKIEKIHVHACQKHVDEWAAKLKRFRMVKAYAAKVLDFAIKHGYIKTNPFTHVEMPTTASKKAIAADEDEAENFYTREQLIKFLSCLEQESNYKAYALFRLLAFSGMRKGEALALTWKDLNFTTNELRINKALSRGKDNKLYVKSTKTGVARTIKMDENTMAILKVWKKKQKQDYLMLGFNTLQPKQLIFSNELNEHMQPTKTRKWIVHVQDKYKLGTITTHGLRHTHCSLLFEAGASLKEVQDRLGHSDIQTTMNIYTHVTQKAKEEAILKFANYIEM, from the coding sequence TTGGTAAAGAAAAAAGCATCACCTATCAAAAGCTACAAAATGAAAAACGGCGAATTACGCTACGAGTTCCCAGTTTATTTAGGGGTTGATCCGCTAACTGGCAAACAGAAGCGTACAACGAAACGTGGCTTTAAGACACTCAAAGAAGCCAAACTTGCATTAGCACGTATTCAACTAGATGTTGCAAATGGTACGTACCAACAAGAACGTGCTGAAACGTATCAAGAACTTTATGACCTATGGGTAGTCCAATACGAAAAGACTGTTGAGGAAAGCTCATTTGTAAAAACAACGGGTCTGTTCCGAAATCATATACTCCCGTCAATGGGTGCTTATAAAATTGAGAAGATACATGTCCATGCCTGTCAAAAACATGTGGATGAATGGGCGGCAAAGTTAAAGAGGTTTCGCATGGTAAAAGCGTATGCTGCCAAAGTGTTAGACTTTGCAATTAAGCACGGCTATATAAAAACAAATCCCTTTACGCACGTAGAAATGCCCACCACCGCCTCTAAGAAGGCTATTGCGGCGGATGAGGATGAAGCGGAGAACTTCTACACGCGTGAGCAGTTGATCAAGTTCCTATCATGCCTAGAACAGGAAAGTAACTACAAGGCATATGCCCTATTCCGTTTACTTGCGTTCAGTGGGATGCGTAAAGGCGAGGCATTAGCCCTTACATGGAAGGATCTAAACTTCACAACAAATGAGCTACGCATAAACAAGGCCCTCTCACGGGGTAAAGATAACAAGCTATATGTGAAATCTACAAAAACAGGCGTTGCCCGTACGATTAAAATGGATGAGAACACAATGGCTATTTTAAAAGTGTGGAAGAAGAAGCAGAAGCAGGATTATCTAATGCTGGGCTTTAATACGTTGCAACCTAAGCAGCTGATCTTTAGCAATGAACTAAATGAGCATATGCAGCCGACAAAAACCCGTAAGTGGATTGTGCATGTACAGGATAAGTACAAGCTAGGAACAATCACAACGCATGGTTTACGTCATACACATTGTTCGCTGTTATTTGAGGCGGGAGCCAGTTTGAAGGAAGTGCAGGATCGTTTAGGACATAGTGATATCCAAACGACGATGAACATCTACACACATGTTACGCAGAAGGCAAAAGAAGAAGCAATACTGAAGTTTGCTAACTATATTGAGATGTAG
- the smpB gene encoding SsrA-binding protein SmpB — MAKGQGKVVAVNKKANHDYAIEETIEAGIVLVGTEIKSIRNGKVQLRDAFVRIRNNEAWISNMHISPYDHGNQFNHDPLRSRKLLLHKKQIATLYGQTKQQGVTIVPLKMYLKDGFAKVLIGVGKGKKDYDKREDLKKKEAKREMARVLKDKQRY, encoded by the coding sequence ATGGCAAAAGGCCAAGGGAAAGTTGTCGCGGTCAATAAAAAAGCGAACCACGATTACGCAATAGAAGAAACGATTGAAGCAGGTATCGTGCTAGTAGGAACCGAAATTAAGTCCATCCGTAACGGTAAAGTACAACTGCGAGACGCATTCGTTCGAATACGGAACAATGAAGCCTGGATTTCCAATATGCATATTAGTCCATACGATCACGGAAACCAGTTCAACCACGATCCGCTACGCTCGAGAAAGCTGTTGCTGCATAAAAAACAAATCGCCACACTATACGGGCAAACGAAGCAACAAGGCGTTACCATCGTGCCATTAAAAATGTATTTGAAAGACGGCTTCGCCAAAGTACTCATTGGTGTTGGTAAAGGGAAGAAAGATTATGATAAACGTGAGGATCTTAAGAAGAAAGAAGCTAAACGTGAAATGGCACGTGTCTTGAAGGATAAGCAACGATATTGA
- a CDS encoding type I restriction-modification system subunit M, translating into MAELNTKLFSAADNLRSKMDASEYKNYLLGLIFYKYLSDKLLAKVVEIADESLEEYSTQENQTQLYKDLLTDEEIKDDLIETLVDTLGYDIEPAYLFSVLTVQAKQNTFQLNDLNKAFINLSTKYDQFNGLFDDVDLQSKKLGSDDQQRNITITEVLKKLNDVDVLGHNGDVIGDAYEFLIGQFASEAGKKAGEFYTPHEVSDMMARIAAIGQEDKKLFSVFDPTMGSGSLMLNIRNYINHPESVKYHGQELNTTTYNLAKMNLILHGVDKEDMRLRNGDTLNKDWPTDEPYTFDSVLMNPPYSAKWSSDDTFLDDSRFNRYGKLAPKSKADFAFLLHGFYHLKDSGTMAIVLPHGVLFRGAAEGVIRKKLLEDGSIDAVIGMPANLFFGTSIPTTVIILKKSRSTRDVLFIDASSEFTKEKNQNKLSEEHIHKVVETYKKREGVEKYAHVATFEEMKENDFNLNIPRYVDTFEEEEPVDMAAIGSTIQDIRKEKTTLESNLYDMISSLQFDEENAEWIKGALEVFNSGK; encoded by the coding sequence ATGGCTGAATTAAACACAAAATTATTTAGTGCCGCAGACAACTTGCGAAGCAAAATGGATGCATCAGAATACAAAAACTACCTATTAGGATTGATCTTTTACAAGTATTTATCGGATAAGTTATTAGCAAAAGTAGTTGAAATAGCAGATGAATCGCTAGAAGAATACAGCACACAAGAAAACCAAACCCAATTGTATAAGGATTTATTGACAGACGAAGAGATAAAAGATGACTTGATTGAAACTCTAGTGGATACATTGGGCTATGATATTGAACCGGCGTATTTATTCAGTGTCTTAACCGTCCAAGCGAAACAAAACACGTTTCAGTTGAATGACTTGAATAAAGCCTTTATCAATTTGTCTACAAAGTATGACCAATTCAACGGATTGTTTGATGATGTGGACTTGCAATCAAAAAAACTGGGATCAGATGACCAACAACGAAACATTACCATTACCGAAGTACTGAAGAAACTGAATGATGTGGACGTGTTGGGACATAATGGTGATGTCATTGGGGATGCCTACGAGTTCTTGATAGGTCAATTTGCTTCAGAAGCGGGCAAGAAAGCCGGAGAATTCTATACCCCCCATGAAGTATCAGACATGATGGCACGTATTGCGGCAATTGGTCAAGAAGACAAAAAACTGTTCAGCGTATTTGACCCGACCATGGGATCAGGTTCTTTGATGCTAAATATTCGAAACTACATTAATCATCCAGAGAGTGTCAAGTATCACGGGCAGGAACTCAATACCACGACTTATAACCTAGCAAAGATGAACCTAATCTTGCATGGTGTGGATAAAGAAGATATGCGCTTACGCAATGGCGATACATTGAACAAAGATTGGCCGACAGATGAGCCGTATACGTTTGATTCGGTTCTGATGAATCCGCCTTACTCTGCAAAATGGTCGTCTGATGACACATTCTTAGACGATTCTCGGTTCAATCGTTACGGGAAATTAGCACCTAAGTCTAAAGCAGACTTTGCTTTTCTGTTGCATGGATTCTATCATTTGAAAGATTCAGGAACGATGGCAATCGTCTTACCGCATGGTGTACTGTTCCGGGGGGCGGCAGAAGGTGTGATTCGTAAGAAGCTATTGGAAGATGGTAGTATTGATGCGGTAATTGGTATGCCAGCCAACTTATTCTTTGGAACATCCATTCCAACAACCGTCATCATCTTAAAGAAAAGTCGCAGCACACGCGATGTGTTATTTATCGATGCAAGCAGTGAGTTTACGAAAGAAAAGAACCAAAACAAACTTTCCGAAGAACATATTCATAAGGTTGTTGAAACATATAAGAAGCGGGAAGGCGTGGAGAAATATGCTCACGTCGCTACATTTGAGGAAATGAAAGAAAATGACTTCAACTTAAACATCCCAAGATACGTAGACACATTTGAAGAAGAAGAACCTGTGGACATGGCTGCCATTGGCTCGACCATTCAAGACATCCGCAAAGAAAAAACAACACTGGAATCCAACCTATATGACATGATTTCATCGCTACAATTTGATGAAGAAAATGCTGAATGGATCAAAGGTGCATTAGAGGTGTTTAATAGTGGGAAATGA
- a CDS encoding carboxylesterase, with protein sequence MRIAQPKPFFFEKGKRAVLLLHGFTGNSADVRMLGRYLEKKGYTSLAPHYKGHGVPPEQLVQTGPDEWWADALAGYNQLKDAGYDEIAVAGLSLGGVFSLRLGYNMPVKGIVSMCAPMSMRTTELMYEGVLKYARDYKKYEGKGEEEIEKDMKALREMGMPSLPDLRALIEDVRGHIDHIYAPLFVVQGSLDDVIDPNSANVIYDETESDDKQLKWYEQSGHVITLGPEKEQLHEDIFTFLESLDWHV encoded by the coding sequence ATGAGAATCGCTCAACCGAAACCATTCTTTTTTGAAAAGGGAAAAAGAGCAGTATTGCTGTTGCATGGATTTACAGGTAATTCGGCGGATGTCCGAATGCTTGGTCGATACCTCGAAAAGAAAGGGTATACATCGCTTGCACCTCACTATAAAGGCCATGGTGTGCCACCAGAACAATTGGTCCAAACTGGACCTGATGAGTGGTGGGCAGATGCACTAGCAGGATACAATCAATTAAAGGACGCAGGCTACGATGAAATTGCAGTAGCAGGTTTATCACTTGGAGGCGTATTTTCCCTACGATTGGGGTATAACATGCCTGTGAAAGGTATCGTTTCGATGTGTGCGCCGATGTCCATGCGAACGACAGAACTGATGTATGAAGGCGTGTTGAAATATGCACGTGATTATAAGAAATATGAAGGAAAAGGCGAGGAAGAAATCGAAAAGGATATGAAGGCATTGCGTGAAATGGGAATGCCCTCTCTCCCAGATTTACGCGCCCTCATTGAGGATGTGCGTGGTCATATCGATCATATTTATGCCCCGCTTTTCGTCGTGCAAGGATCCCTCGATGACGTCATTGATCCGAATTCGGCAAACGTCATTTATGATGAAACCGAATCGGATGACAAGCAACTAAAATGGTACGAACAATCAGGACATGTCATCACGCTTGGACCTGAAAAAGAGCAGCTACATGAAGATATTTTCACGTTTTTAGAATCACTGGATTGGCATGTGTGA